GGCCGTCACCCACAGACCCAGCCTAGGGGAGCCATTTCAGGCCTGCTCTCAGCTGAGAGAAAGGCCCCAGGCCCCCGCTCTGCATCCCCAATGGCTCCCAGCTCTCTTCACCGGTGCGGACACCTTTCTCCCCGTAGGCACTTACTCACTTGATAGCCGCCGCCGGACATGCCGCTGGGCCTCGCCAGAACCTCAGGGACGGGACGCACGCGCCTCTGTGCCTGCGCCTCTGAGCGCAGGGGCAAACCTGCAGCTTTGTCCCCCCTTAATGCCCAAAGCCCGGCTGCGAGCGCGCTCCAGCTGGGTCACTGTAAACAGCTTAATCCCCCGCGATTAGCAACGCCGCCTGTCACCGGGGCTGCAGATGGCCCCGCGAAAGCGGCTCTCGCCCACGCCTAATTAAAGCTGCATCCTGAGGGCAGCCCAGACgaggcggggccggggggctcaCCCAGGGGAGACGAGGCGAAGCGTACCTGCAAGTGGGGCCGCGCCTCAGGAGAGGGGGcatgttctcctcctcctcgccccaAACGCGCCACGTCCCGGCTCCCGTCAGCAGCGTTGGGCGGCATCGCCAGGCCCCACGACCACCACCAAGAGAGCGTGGgcgagcccagcccagcccggatTGGCGGCGGTGCCGGGGTGCGAGGCtgggcgggcgggcagggccgcCTCGGCCGTTAGGCACGCGGGCAGGCGCCGCCCGCCCCTCAGGCCGCCTGAGAGACACTGCCGCTGAGGGAGGCAGCCCCACCGGGCGGGTTGCGGTTAATCTGAAGAGCTGTCAGCtcatcaccaaaaaaacctcGGCACATTAGCACCCGAGGatttaaacaaataaagaaaaaaaccaaaaacaaatcTGCTGCACGTCTGGGTGAGGAGACCCCGCTGACAAGCTACGAGGAGCCCCCACGGTGAGGCCAGGCTGCCCGGGTCAGCAAGACTGTGCTCCAGCACAACAGGCTCCATGAATCCCCACATGCCCTGCTAAACCAGGTATTGATCCAAGAGTGCGTTGGTGCTTACTGTAAACACTGCCGAAACAAACGCCCTCCTCCTCAGAAACCGGGAGAGGGGCCTCGTTTTTATCATCACCTCTTTGATTTACACCCTAAAAGAGGTATCCTTGAGGCACAGTAAGCCTACCACAACTcctgccttgctctgctccCCTGAGCTCCCAGATGTGCTGAATTCTCCACAGAAAAGCACACAGCAGGTCAGCTAAATCAATAGATTTTGTGGTGTCTTTCACAATGGAGAATGGCTGGGAAGGCCTCACTAGGTGTAACTCTTTGTGCAAATACCCAAAAAGCATTGCATTTAAAACCGCTGTTTTCAGTCTGCGCTTCACAggtctagaaaagaaaaaaactgagcatttaaatgcatttaaatgcatTATTCAGGGATCCGTACTGTCACTGAACAGTTCTGAAGggctgaaaaaaacattaactGAATATAAAAGCCTGCTCTGCAACTCCACAAGCCCCAGAAATTTCTGCCTACctattcttctttcttccccttctgatCACAAAAGTAGACTGATTCCTATTCCTATGCTCTATTGCATGGCTGTCTGCAAAATGAATGCACAACGCTCATTTTGGGTGAGTAAACCAGACTATTGCACTTTTATGGCATTTACCATGTGCTTGGTCCAGGCATAAATGATGATGGTCCGGGTACAGCAGCAGGTCACTGTAGTGCTGGTACAGCATAGTGGAGGAAGCATCTGCTAATGTTTAAAGTGATcaaacttggggaaaaatggcttggttttaaaaatacaaatggcATAGTTCTAGAGGTTAGAGAAAAGTTAACAGGGCTCTTGGTCACTGAAAAGTCAATGCAGCAGCAGGTCTTGTCAAGAGAAATGCAGCTGCAGAATAACAGATACATACTTTGAAAATgaacctgctttaaaaaaaccacaggtCTTCCTAGCATTAGTATTTTCATTCTGCAAAAGCTGACatactcttttttcttctgaaaaagaatcCCATtgaacatctttcttttttcttaggaTTTTACACTGAAAGCCACAGCAGGGCAGATTATTGTGTGTAAGATTAGAGTTTATAGTTTGTCACACCCCACAGAGCTCACCACTGCAGTGTAAATAAacccatcttttcttttccccaatcCTCATTTTACTAGCCCACCTTCACCACCCACACATTTACAAGCAGTATGCTCTACTTGTCTGAGTAAAGCTTAGACTAAAAGCCATCAAAGCCCTGCAAGACCTTCCCCCATAAAGACTCTCCCAGACTGCCTGGCTACAGTCCCAAACCCTCAGGAATacttacattttcaaataagaTATAGGTGACCAGCGTAACTTTTTCTAACACAGAAAAACTGTGTTCATTTTatagttttcttagaaaaatggAACATTTCAAGTTCTGTTAAGACaggcagctgaaggaaaaagtaCATTTCAAGGCACAGAGTATCTATAACCTACATTCAACAGCCATTTTAAGCATCCTTAAGGACATTCAACTTGCATAAAAGCATCAATGAATAAAACCCAAGACTAGATACTGGGAGCACAAGCAGCTCCCTGGCCCAGTAGGAGCATTTTATACCAACCCCAGCTTTGTGCAAACCACCACAGCTAGCATAGGGAGTTATGGTCATAAATCTTAGTTAAATAACACCATCAAAAACAGCCCTCAGGAACTCCCAGATGTTTCCTGGAAATGTATCTGCATAAAAGCAGGCTAAACTGTATTGTTTAAGGGCAGTCCATAAGCCTTTTAAAGATAGCTTGTTCAGGAATATTTTAAGTGGTTCCCTTACAATAGAGAGGATGCACAATACGAGACTTGGAAGACTGCAGAAGCTGCGTCCTCTCACACATACAGAGGAGGGATTTAGGGCGACAGAGGAAAGGACAGTACCAGGATTGCAAAGAGTCACAGTGCTTAACATGACATCTCTGAGATCTTCTGGACCTACTGCAGGAACCCATCTGCCTAACCTTCAGGGAGGCAAAAGAAACGAAAAATCAGATCCTCTCTTGTTTGCTCAGTAGCAGGTCTTGCtccatcagaaagtacatggAAAGAGCAGAAGGCTAGACTGGGCGAGGGAAGCGTCTGTTCTCTGTTGCAGAGAGGGTCTCAGTATGGCTGCTGGGCTGTCTTGGTTGTGTCGGGCTACTGTGGAGGGGCGTCCTGCTGATCAATCGGCTCATAGGTGCTGCGATCCCAGCCTGCACGGGTGACACCTGaatggagagggaagagaacaAGCTTgggaaaaacccaaaagcacAAGAGCTCAATCTGCTAGAAGAAACCAACAGCTCATCCTTCCAATAAAGGCAAAATAACCGAGATGCATTTGAACATGCCGCCTCATTCCCTGAGAACTGCTTAGTAGCCACATGGCTGTGTGGAAAGCAAGACCCACAATACTACATAGCAGCATAACAGGCTCTTGTAATGGCATATTTCAGCAAGATCAAGTTTATGAGATCTAGtggaaaaatgaacaaacagaaacagaagcagcaggaacCATGGCTAGCCGACAGCACAGATTTAAGAGCATGATTCATCCATGAATCACTCTTCCCAACAACGCAGCTATGCCTCAAGTGTGCCACACCATGGCACTAAATTTGAATCCAGCAGCGCTCCCAATTGCACTATGATCAATTTGCCTGTGGTAAAAGACTGGTACAAAGTCACGTTACTGTCCAGGGGACaagcagggaaagaagagaCACAGACAGAGAATATGCGTGAACAGCTGTGTATCTATAGGCCAGGCATCTGCCACGGCTAGAAAGCAATCTGAATCAAAGGCGGGCACCAAACCATATCGGAGGCTTGTTCTAAGCAGCAAGGATGCTGACAAGCAACAAAAAGGGATTTTGTATggcaagaaaaagagacagagaagaCCAGGAAAAATGCAACACTGTTAGgttcaaaaggaaaacaccaggtagcaggaagatgagagagaaaatctGTCAACTACATTCTACCAAACAGCAGCATGCAGTTTGTACTGGAAAAATCTTGTGAGAAAGACAGTTCAGGAGAGGATATGAAACCACAAAGTGTCTGAATTCCAACCTGCACCTGAGAGGAGACTCTCAGACAGTATCATGCTTGTGTTAGGATAGCGTGGTTGAAAAGAAGGAATACTCCCAAATTCCAAGCAAAGGGATGTACTCCTCAGTGATACCTGCACTTTCCATGGGATACAAATGTCAAATCCCAGTTACAAGCACAGTGAGTAGCTAATAAAAACTGGCACAAACATGACCCCGAGCAAGGCACTGCAGTTAACTCACAGGCCTTCTGACCGGATTAAGACAGATCTGTCTGGCATTTGCACCAATAGCTGATGGAGAAGGCATCCACATTCCACTATCAGAGAGATGCAAATAGCACATACTGTCCCAAGCCATGGTTTCCTTCCAtggcctctcctcctctgcaggtATCCACCTCTTTTCACAGGAAGCATTATCTTCTTTGCTAGCATCCAAGCAGCACAAGTGACAGGTTTCAGACACTATAATGCAGTTATACCATCCTTTGTCCTGCACAGCCTTCTTAGGAAGGCAAAAAGATAACTTTGCCAGGCTGCTGGTTTTGCCAGCAAAGGATCCCTGGCAGCTGCCCCAGCATGAACTTGCACCAGGCACACTTGGTGAAGCTGACAGACCCAGAACATCCAGCCACAGCCCCTGCTCTCTGGCAAGGCTGCCACATTAACAAGTACGACTAGGAGAAAAATGAGTTCCTCCAGGCAAAGTCCCATGAGGTAAACGTCAGTCCCATTTTCCAGGTGAGGAAATGGAGGTCCAAAGCAATCAAGGTAGCTAGGACATGTGAGGCCCAGAGAAAGCACAGAGGTAGAAATCCAGCTTCTTTCCCTCTCATGCAAAATCCATCTAGAGGGGATCCTGCCTCTACTTTCCcccagaaggaaaagaaagagttgGCAGAGAGGACACTCAAAGGCTTCCAACAAACAGACATAAATGCAGGAGGAGGAATAGAGGAAAAGCCTCTTAATTATATTCAATAAGAGAGACAGCAGTGATATCAATACCATTGTGGGCAAAATGGCTGTCAGACGAGGACTCCAGGTCTgcaagggaagagaggaagaatgtaAATTTAAGGCCTGAGGCACACCAGAACCACAAAATGGGAGAACAGACATGAGACAGAGCGAGCacttcccctccctggaaaGTGGGGGAAGAATCCAGCTGCACAGAGCTCAGGCTGAAGGGTCCAAACTGCAAGGCGGTCTCCCTAACACCAGAGGAGGTGGCCCACACTGATGTGGAGGCAGAGGAAGCATCCTACCTATGTTAAAGGCGTACTCTCCTCCACGCTCCCGATACATTCGATACACCAAATAGCAGGACACAGGTTTGAGAAGGAGGCTGAAGATGGCCATGCCTATACTGAAACGCTTCACATCAGCGAGATACTTGTTTGGAGGGTAGAAGACAGAGATGTGAACGATGTCCGTGAGGACTGTGAGCAGCAGACCAGACAGGAACTGGAAACAAAGAGAGAATGGGACATGAACTGACTAGGGGATTAACAACTAGGAGTAAGCCAGTTACAGTGTCTATTTCCTGTGACATCTGTGTTCACACAACTATGCCTTCACCCCAGTTTCACACACTGCTAACCCTTGACACTGCCCCAGGTAGACAGAGATTCCTAAAGGAATGATCCTGtatttcatgcattttcttcGCATCTGTCAGATACCTTCTCATGATATGCTCCAggattgtttatttttgcttgccAATCTCTTTAACATTCAGAGAAAAGTTTTATAAAGCCCCTCCAACTCAAGCATATTAAATGCTTTGAGTCCTGCTCTGGCATTACAAGTTACCacagcaggtaaaaaaaaaaaaaaaaaaaaaagaatcaagtaCGCCTAACCTCTGAGAAGCAAAATAAGTGATAGTGAATGCTTCTCACCATGGTTTACAGTGCTTATAGATTCATATGCTCTCttaaacaaaaaccaaaacaactcaAACAgggaattttactttttcactgCTGTATTGGGAACAGCTGAAAATCATCACTGACTCAAAgaagctgcctctgccctccaCCCTCTCACTGGTGGACACAAATACCCTCACACTCACCATCATGATGGCATCCAGGGAATCTCGCTGCACAATGGCCCAGATCCCCACTGCAAGGACACTGAAATTTCCCCAGGCATAGGAGGCTGGAAACACGTAATTCATGCATCCCCTGCCAAACAAGAACCCAGCCCAGGTTCACAATAAGCCTGTAACTGTTTGTTTGCATTCATCCCTGTTCCCATACAAACACCTCACCCTTAGATTTAGGATCTTCTTGCACACAGACAGGCACAAACAGGGAGTGTCGATTCCCCGAGAATGTCCCATTCCTACTTTGAAGGAATACCCCCTTCTCACCCAGGACAGGCCAGTCACCAATCACTCACCACACTGTGAGCAGCCAGTGTACCAGAATGATGGCCtatgaaaaaaaacagagaggaagaCAGGTCAGCAAGTTGGGAGAACTGTGGGAAGATCGACGTGAAATGACACCATCTTGTTTCTGAGGGACAGGTGGAAGGCTGCCCTTGACCCATGAACCAGTGCAGAAAGCTGGAGTAGCAACTGGGACAGCAAAGAcacaaaaccatttttctctgcctctgttGCTGAGTATTTCCTGTGGTGCTACACTGTAGTCATTCATTATTGTTGTCATCTCTGTCAACAGTTGATTCAGAGCCCACTTAGTCTTTTCTAAATGGGTTATTGATTTTGGAACTCCAGAAGAGTTTGTACAAAAAGCCACAATCTGATTCACACTATGCTAGCACAGTTTATACATGACCAATCTGGCATCCCATCACCAAGAAGTCCATGGAAAGTCACGCGTGCAGCTCCCAGCAATTTCACTCCAGTCCGCAGTAAATCCTCCTTTTACCTCCTTCCAGTCTGTTCAGAGCAGTGGTTCAACCTCACTGCAATATTAACAGACCTGAAGGCATCTTCTAGGAACCCGAGAACCTGATCCTGCCACAGCACACTGCTCTTTTCATTCCCAGTGAAGCCACCAGGACCCAAATGCCAGCAGCGCCCCAAGCAGCAATAAGATAAGGCTGTCACAGATTCTGTACTTTGCAAATGTCCTTAATGATCCTGATCCTTGTGCTCAAGGGGACAAATCCAAGAAGAAAGCATCATACCATAGCAAGTGACACAAGGATTCTCTTCACCAGCACTTGACATTTCTGTAACCAAGGAGACATACTCTACATGTTTACGAAGACAGCAAATGGGAACAAGAATATACCACTTCAGTCTTTTTCTATACATATATCCATGCACTCACTTGTTTTTGAGACTGCTGGCCAATCTCAACAAAGGGAGATCACTCATATTCACTCTAAACATTTGTGAAAACAAGAATATGGAAGACAGGCTCTATTAGCAGCCTCATAAAAGACAGGCTGAAGCCTGGCCGTATCAGAGGACCTATGGGACACCAgcaatcttccttttttttctagggGTGAGAAAGGTTCCAGTTGGCACTGACCTtggtataaaaaaaaccccacaacccaccaccaccaaaacccctCTGAAGCACACTCTCCTCACATACTCTTCCCGCCCCTTTCCCCCCtgcaaaaaaagggggaaaaaaaaagcaagcaagaaagaaaatagcaaaagtAAGTAGCAAAAGGCTAAATTACACAGTGGACACAGGAAAGCTGTACGCGGATAGGAGCATTAAgacacttcaaaaataaatttactgaCATCCTGCTACGTTCACTGACTTAAAATGTCTATCCATGCTCTAACTTAATACAAAACTAGTTGCTCAAGAAGAGAGTTAATAACCAATGAAGCTGTGACGTGAGTGAAGCGCAGCCAGAAAATCAACAAGAGTGACGGATCTGCTGTGGCTCACACTGCTCTGCCAAGATACCACAACGTAGATGTCTTATCATAAGGAAGAGCTCTTGCTTCACTGCAGTACCCTAGCATATCTACTGAGTATCCACCCCAAGTAGCCTAGACTTTGTCGTAACTTCAAACACTGCttaaacaaatttttatttttttttaattgttcatgAAAATTACAGAATGCTTCACCACTACCACCACCCACTTGCCCTTCTCTCAAATTGCACCACAGAGACCAGGCAGAAACTGCTAATCAGTAAAATACAAGATGTTCTTGGATAAGAATGGAAATGTGCAAATAGCATTTACTCAAGAGACTATCACAACATCAGGGAAATTCTTAATTAGGTAGTATTTAATTGCATGTTACATACCCGCAAGACCCCTCAAGGCTCACTGGTTAACATAATTAGGCagggtgactttttttttaaaagctgtctaGATCAATATTGCAATTATTAAATTATGAAACATGCTTAGTCATCAGCATAAAGCCAGGTAAGCTAGGGCCGATAGTATGAGGGACTGCTGAAATAAGAACAAGGCATTCCCCTCCTGATTATTAGTCCAATCTACCCAACAGTTCTTCAGGGCACTATGGAACAAGCTAGTTGTCTGGGTATGCTTTAACATAGAAAATGTAgtgttaatgaaaaatattctttaaagcTACAGTCACTATGTGAGATTAGATAATTTGCAGGCAGCCTCCTGATAAGACAGcagaagaatttaaattttCCCATCTGTTCAAGGACTTGAGTCTGTATCTAAGAAAGGcatacatttcttcttttgagaAAATAACTCCTAAGACTTGAACTAGTgctgagaacagaaaataagaaaggtgGAACCTTTGTCCCCATCCCTTCTGGGCAGAAGGATGACCACATGATGAAAAGCATCCCATTGAAAATTGGAAGAGCTAAGGGGAATTCCTAGCTCCTCTGCAAATCCCAGCATGTGATGGAACTAATTGCCAAGCATAAAAAGAGCCTGGGTCTGCCTGGGTCTCGTTAGATGGGAAACTCTTTGGAATGCGAACTCACTCCTTTAAACATATTTCAGCACAGAGCCTAGCACAAGGCTGAACTTTGACTAAGTTAAAAATTACATGGTTCCAaattacaattattttcttgtagtatctaagttttttattttacttttttttttttttgagagtgaGCTCATCTACTCTGTGAGTGACATTCACCTGAGGATATACTAACCAAAATACAGATCTGAGTGGCCACCTGTGAGTGAGCCACCTGTGAGGATGCTCCTCATTAATATAATAGAGTGTTAATAATGAGCATGGTTACGCAGTGGAACAGGCTATCCAGCGGGGTTGTCGTGGCTCTATCCTTACAGATTTTTAAGAGTCAGCTGAATTTTGAGTTGAGCTATTTGATCTAACTTTGAAGTTAGctttgctttgagcaggaggttggactagatgacatACAGAGGTCTCTCTCaatctaaattattctatgattctgtgacctAGCATTTAAAAATTCCTGAGCACAAAATGTATGTTTCCAGGCACATGAATTGTAGGGCATTGTCCAGGCTTGATCAAACTCAAACTTTGTATTTCGGGGCTCTACATGGTTATTGCAATAATCCTAGGTGTCAAGCATTCACTGCAAAAATATGGCTATGCTGCTTTCCACACACTTTGCTGAGCATTACTATTAGAGCTGAGCCAGTAGATGCTGTTTCATGAGCATGTTCCTCATCCACTCTAGGGCAAAGCCTGCTACGTTCATTTTATAGCTCTGCAAGTAGCTTAATGAGAGACCTCAAGGCTAAGACATTGCATGTTCTGGCACAAACACAGGTCACTCATGCAGTTTTTCTGGAGCTACTTCTATCACGAGGCTCATCTTTTTCATCTCACAGAAACTGTAAGCAGATCATGCCGATGAATAGTAATAGTGCGTGTTATTTCTAGTCCCGTTCTCAGAATCTTTCCCACCTTTGTGATATGTGTCAAGGAGGCAGGTACAAAGTACGACAGTACAAAGATGCAGGTACAATTATTAACTCGCTATTCCCTAGCTCTTCAGCCTCAGAACAATACCAGCAGTCTTGACAACAAGGGATTTGTTAATGCTGAAAACAGTTTGCCCAGGACAAGCTCACTCTTATCTAGGAAGAGATTTGGGAATGGTTGTCTGAAACCAGAGAAGAAAGGCAACATTTTAGTTGTGTTGTCATGGTGACTCATTCATTCAAGAAGTTTGTGTTTTTCAGCTCCTCATCTCCACTTCCCATGGTAGAACATGTATTTCATGTTGgcaaactttttaattaaatatccttatttttcactgttgttttagcatgggggggaggggggggaaatcaaACCAAGttcaaaaacaaagcagaaggcaAGATCTTTTAATCTTCCTAGTGCCCTGGGAATCACACAATAGTGCAAACTTGTCAGAGCAAAGTATCAGCTAGTTTCCAGAATGTAGTATCTACATGCCAGGCCTTGAAAAATCCATTTGCTTACTTGCCTCTAACAAGGGAAGTTGCTTTTCCTGGTGAACTAGTAAGAGGGGGAAACATCATTATATAAACACCAGGCTTTTATTTAGCACAGCCACGTGAAAGCCTTCCTGTACAAAGCTGAATTTATAACAGTAGCTGTGATAATACTGTCCTCTTGCCCAACAACCTGTACGCAGCCTGCTCCAAGGCCACTGCTCACAGCTTTGTGTATCAATAGCAGAAACAACCTGATGTGATTAGTGATGCTTTCATTCTCTGGGCAAAGTTTTAACCAAAGCAAGCACCTGAAACTTGCCATACTAAACAAGATACACATAGTGAAGCTGGAAAAAGGCACACCGCCCCCCATGAAATCTCAGGgctctgaaaatacaaaaggaaaaaaaaaatagaggaaagtAACACCTGTCTGCTATCAAGGAAGGCTTCAATATCAAGCATCAAcatcaaaagcagaaaagtaattttagcaTCCCCCAGCTTCTCCACAAGGATATGATCCTTCCCAAAGTGAAAAGTAAAACATAACTGTGGTAAATCCCTTATTCCCCATTTCTCTGGTTACCAGATATTCACCAGAATTTTCAAATTGCCCCCACTTGAAGCCATCCCAACAGAGAAGCAATTGCAATTACCTACCAGATGATAACCCTAAAGTAAGTGGGATCGCTTTTCTAAGATATTTTGCCTGACAAACAAAAACTTTGCCTGCTCAGGATCTTGGGTAGTGTTTATCCTGGATTAGCTCTGGTCAGCTGAGCTGGAAACCTCCATGGACACAAGTTAATAACCAGCTGTTGT
This DNA window, taken from Grus americana isolate bGruAme1 chromosome 21, bGruAme1.mat, whole genome shotgun sequence, encodes the following:
- the AGTRAP gene encoding type-1 angiotensin II receptor-associated protein, producing MDFLVMGCQAIILVHWLLTVWGCMNYVFPASYAWGNFSVLAVGIWAIVQRDSLDAIMMFLSGLLLTVLTDIVHISVFYPPNKYLADVKRFSIGMAIFSLLLKPVSCYLVYRMYRERGGEYAFNIDLESSSDSHFAHNGVTRAGWDRSTYEPIDQQDAPPQ